In Vanrija pseudolonga chromosome 4, complete sequence, a single window of DNA contains:
- the gcn2 gene encoding eIF-2-alpha kinase GCN2: MTEPNKAVQDEELEALRAIYMDDWHDIPIKKTAWGTAGEAGWWEVQLRAMDDPRVSVKLKGRMTKNYPDQPPPLSLIEPVKLTAVHVKTLAKLLQEKAKASAGAPMIFDLIDVVREFISVNHILLPKPGEPEPTLMEEMAIREEAQKAAEAAQVEADRQQRRALAAEQDRLLNEKIILDASRREEKARQAMLEAQQKQRNENLATLADGELETRELILDSPISVEGHEGEWAAWTCFGGRREAMWTSYTAEPISTAGFVTASPPSVTVQVIDFSKNYYLGTHGQKRIDSVVTEITRVKGVVSEHVARIYAVQRTKSPKGWERLIVVVERVAEGGKLRNWLPKNGFGEETAKEYITQILSGLADLHRNHHSQKQLDTDLVLISSQNPGEVCLKMFGTGYARRIAEYHRSNPFLKTLPDAYPDSWLSPDEIDSPTSASPKRDIWQAGLLLLQFLFGKDCLWTYPDLRTLLEHAPGGVSPLITTLLSGLLNPSPKKRLSAEEALVKIRSEEESTRRPLRALPSHMSLPGSATASASSSIHQSLGTSPVFGQGFSSYIPAFPVRPEASRYRTDFEEVEWLGKGGFGEVVKARNKLDGRPYAIKKVKLRPEEDFGRVLREVQSLSRVSHQHIVRYYGCWRETVGQAAVAPSPGGVDSIGTPSAVTSSNVSSASEPGDPLAINWDESRLNRSRSQSFPRIRFSANDEEDSEDEDDEVTDESNGNGQFGQFTRMRDDTDDSDSDESDTTSESSGDSEDSAGSARTVGDPSQSLKRGRPPTKAVPKPIPVVSGSKPSASFATTTTDDGSVQEILYIQMEFVEKQTLREAITEGLSEEETWRLLKQILQALAHMSSLGIVHRDLKPSNILLDTTGNVKIADFGLATTDTSSENPTGSVQASTEVSDRTSNIGTSLYIAPEVLSTREVVSTKSYDEKADMYSLGIIFFEMCFPFSTGMERVQTITELRKSSWAFPAAWPPTLMPKQREIISLLLRHDPTHRPRATQLLDGPLVPSSDKEDAVYREVIGEVTNPRSEKYSQLVDALFESHANSFRIDTRLDDYTYDTEDNDGLHVWITGTVRRIADLFQRHGAVHDALPLLIPETTLLSSFPELNPARFLDPNGKFVQLPSSNLLAMARNASRRSIERIKRYHIGQRYRETAAGGQPSSSTELCFDIISPLRSQCAEAELLDVVDKVIAECQGGKVASLHDYEIHVSHESVLATILASAPVSVRSRVLKAFKTPTTGVSFGSARASPFGTIPGLPRNIANDLEQISAPGEFLAVRKKIEATFSASRRKLSAALDEIAEVIKLARACGVNRKILFRPTLSRNAEYFRGGFMFEVVRRGKHGEVVAYGGRYDSLLEHFKEPAMHTNKVYGAGMSVAVDPLAKIVRKQESALAERLMVKANEDERSFGLFSPTRCDVYVTATGQADLEVRLGIVGELWRAGVRADLQYDDGRPLEDVTQECLDQNILFLVIARARPTMKVRNVLRRSEEEVPRNELTAWLRNAISEQRKVDASYAVQEGSVAVSKEKDLPIDGSAKPSDVDIKLVLPPDPVVTRQTKGKAKRTHRHASKNVYYDKALEFAASVKSTLPILGVDLHPTDLVCQLAHDTAWVMEDEAWRAKLSALPTSDRKYAESIREAVREYRKTGNLWLFSVRDARGYLMQFTR; encoded by the exons ATGACAGAGCCTAATAAGGCCGTCCAAGATGAGGAGCTCGAAGCACTTCGCGCAATCTATATG GATGACTGGCACGACATTCCAATCAAGAAGACAGCATGGGGAACTGCTGGCGAGGCCGGGTGGTGGGAGGTGCAGCTGCGCGCTATGGATGATCCGCGCGTGAGCGTCAAGCTCAAGGGGCGGATGACGAAG AACTACCCAGaccagccgccgcccctctCCCTCATCGAGCCGGTCAAGCTCACCGCGGTACATGTCAAGACACTTGCGAAACTACTACAGGAGAAGGCGAaggcgagcgccggcgcgcccatGATCTTTGAT CTCATAGACGTGGTGCGCGAGTTCATATCGGTCAACCATATCCTGTTGCCCAAACCAGGCGAGCCAGAGCCGACATTGATGGAGGAGATGGCGATACGAGAAGAGGCCCAGAAGGCG GCCGAAGCGGCACAGGTCGAAGCAGACAGGCAGCAACGGCGCGCCCTTGCAGCCGAGCAAGACCGGCTGTTGAACGAGAAGAtcatcctcgacgcgtcgaggcgtgAAGAGAAGGCGCGACAGGCGATGCTTGAAGCGCAGCAGAAACAGCGCAACGAGAACCTCGcgaccctcgccgacggcgagctcgagacgcgcGAGCTGATTCTTGACTCGCCGATCAGTGTGGAGGGgcacgagggcgagtgggccgCCTGGACGTGTTTCGGCGGACGCCGCGAGGCCATGTGGACGAGCTACACCGCCGAGCCGATCAGCACGGCCGGCTTCGTGACCGCCTCCCCACCGTCAGTCACCGTCCAGGTCATCGACTTTAGCAAGAACTACTACCTCGGCACGCATGGCCAGAAGCGCATCGACTCGGTCGTGACGGAAATCACGCGCGTCAAGGGCGTCGTGTCGGAGCACGTCGCGAGAATATACGCCGTGCAGCGCACCAAGAGTCCCAAGGGATGGGAGCGGCTCATTGTGGTCGTGGAGCGCGTCGCAGAGGGAGGCAAGCTGAGGAACTGGCTCCCGAAGAACGGCTTTGGGGAGGAGACGGCAAAG GAGTACATTACGCAGATATTGTCTGGTCTTGCAGATCTCCACCGCAACCACCACTCGCAGAAAC AACTCGacaccgacctcgtcctcatcagTTCTCAGAACCCAGGCGAGGTGTGCCTCAAGATGTTTGGCACTGGTTACGCGCGCCGCATTGCAGAGTATCACCGCTCGAACCCCTTCCTCAAAACCTTGCCGGACGCATACCCAGACTCGTGGCTATCCCCGGACGAGATTGACTCGCCGACGTCCGCGTCGCCGAAGCGTGATATCTGGCAAGCGGGTCTATTGCTGTTGCAGTTTCTGTTCGGAAAGGACTGTCTGTGGACGTACCCCGACCTCCGCACTTTGTTGGAGCATG CACCTGGAGGCGTCTCACCGCTGATCACTACGCTCCTGAGCGGGCTTCTCAACCCTTCACCCAAGAAGCGTCTGTCAGCCGAGGAGGCGTTGGTGAAGATTCGGTCAGAAGAAGAGTCAACGCGTCGACCGCTTCGCGCCCTTCCAA GCCACATGTCCCTCCCCGGCTCCGCAACTGCCTCGGCCAGTTCGAGTATCCATCAGTCTCTTGGCACGTCCCCGGTGTTTGGACAAGGATTCTCTTCTTACATCCCAGCCTTCCCTGTGCGGCCAGAAGCGTCACGATACCGAACAGACTTTGAGGAAGTTGAATGGCTCGGCAAGGGAGGCTTTGGCGAAGTCGTGAAGGCTAGGAACAAGTTGGACGGACGCCCATATGCTATCA AAAAGGTCAAGCTCCGTCCAGAAGAAGACTTTGGCCGCGTGCTTCGCGAGGTGCAAAGTCTCTCCCGAGTCAGCCACCAGCACATTGTTCGATACTACGGCTGTTGGCGAGAAACGGTTGGTCAGGCCGCGGTTGCTCCGTCCCCGGGAGGAGTCGACTCGATtggcacgccgtcggccgtcACCTCATCCAAtgtgtcgtcggcgagtgAGCCTGGCGATCCCTTGGCAATCAACTGGGACGAGTCCCGACTCAATCGCTCGCGGAGCCAATCATTCCCCCGCATCCGCTTCTCCGCgaacgacgaggaggacagcgaggacgaggacgatgaagTGACGGATGAGAGCAATGGGAACGGACAATTCGGACAGTTCACCCGAATGAGGGACGACACGGATGATTCggacagcgacgagagcgacacGACCAGCGAGAGCAGCGGTGATAGCGAGGACAGTGCAGGCAGTGCAAGGACCGTTGGCGACCCCTCACAGTCTCTCAAGCGCGGCCGCCCACCAACCAAGGCGGTTCCCAAACCTATTCCTGTCGTCAGCGGCTCCAAGCCTTCCGCGTCCTTTgcaaccacgacgacggacgaTGGGAGCGTACAGGAGATCCTGTACATCCAGATGGAGTTTGTGGAGAAGCAGACACTCCGTGAAGCGATCACGGAAGGTCTGTCTGAAGAGGAGACGTGGCGTCTGCTCAAGCAGATCCTCCAGGCCTTGGCCCACATGTCTAGCTTGGGCATTGTACATCGAG ACCTGAAGCCGTCGAACATTCTTTTGGATACGACGGGAAACGTCAAGATTGCAGACTTTGGCCTGGCG ACCACAGATACGTCGTCTGAGAACCCAACAGGGTCGGTTCAGGCATCAACTGAGGTGTCGGACCGCACGTCCAACATCGGTACCAGCCTGTACATTGCCCCAGAGGTGTTGTCGACCCGGGAAGTGGTTTCGACCAAGTCATATGATGAGAAG GCTGACATGTACTCGCTCGGTATCATCTTCTTCGAGATGTGCTTCCCGTTCAGCACGGGTATGGAGCGTGTGCAGACCATTACAGAGCTGCGCaagtcgagctgggcgttCCCCGCAGCATGGCCACCCACCCTTATGCCCAAGCAGCGTGAGATTATCTCTCTCTTGCTGCGGCATGACCCGACGCATCGACCCAGGGCCACCCAGCTGCTTGATGGGCCCCTCGTTCCCTCCTCTGATAAGGAGGATGCGGTGTACAGAGAAGTCATTGGCGAAGTCACCAATCCCAGATCGGAGAAGTACTCGCAACTCGTCGACGCATTGTTTGAGTCACACGCAAACTCGTTCAGAATCGAcacccgcctcgacgactaCACGTACGACACGGAAGACAATGATGGTCTCCATGTGTGGATCACTGGCACTGTCCGCCGAATCGCGGACCTGTTCCAGCGCCATGGAGCTGTGCATGACGCCCTCCCACTCCTCATCCCCGAGACGACGCTGCTCAGCTCGTTCCCAGAGCTCAACCCGGCAAGGTTCTTGGACCCCAACGGCAAATTTGTCCAGCTGCCATCGTCAAACCTCCTGGCCATGGCTCGCAACGCCTCGCGGCGATCAATCGAACGCATCAAGCGATACCACATCGGCCAACGCTACAGGGAgacagcggcgggcggccagCCGAGCAGCTCTACCGAGCTGTGTTTCGACATCATCTCACCACTGCGCTCGCAGTGTGCGGAGGctgagctgctcgacgtcgtcgacaaggtTATCGCCGAGTGCCAGGGCGGCAAGGTAGCCAGTTTGCATGACTATGAGATTCATGTCAGCCACGAGAGTG TCCTGGCGACAATATTGGCGTCTGCTCCAGTGTCCGTTCGATCCCGTGTGCTCAAGGCGTTCAAAACACCCACCACAGGCGTGTCGTTTGGAAGTGCCCGAGCCTCGCCCTTTGGAACAATACCAGGGCTTCCTAGGAACATTGCCAACGACCTGGAGCAGATCAGCGCTCCTGGAGAATTCTTGGCGGTGAGAAAGAAGATTGAGGCTACCTTCTCCGCATCGAGAAGAAAACTGTCAGCCGCGTTGGACGAGATTGCCGAGGTCATcaagctcgctcgcgcaTGTGGCGTCAACAGGAAGATCTTGTTTCGACCTACTCTGTCGCGGAATGCCGAGTACTTCCGCGGCGGCTTCATGTTCGAGGTGGTTCGTCGAGGAAAGcatggcgaggtcgtcgcctaTGGTGGACGGTACGACTCTCTGCTGGAGCACTTCAAGGAGCCGGCCATGCACACGAACAAGGTTTACGGCGCAGGCATGTCGGTCGCAGTCGA CCCACTGGCCAAGATTGTCCGCAAGCAGGAGAGTGCACTAGCTGAGCGCTTGATGGTCAAGGCCAACGAAGATGAGCGATCGTTTGGGCTGTTCTCCCCAACT CGTTGCGACGTCTACGTTACGGCCACTGGCCAGGCAGACTTGGAAGTGCGTCTCGGTATTGTGGGTGAGCTCTGGCGTGCTGGTGTGCGCGCAGACTTGCAGTACGACGACGGACGGCCCCTAGAAGACGTGACACAGGAATGCTTGGACCAGAATATCTT GTTCTTGGTGATTGCCCGTGCACGCCCTACCATGAAGGTTCGCAACGTCTTGCGCCGCTCAGAAGAGGAAGTTCCTCGCAACGAGCTCACTGCATGGCTCCGTAATGCGATCTCGGAGCAGCGCAAGGTCGATGCCTCGTACGCTGTTCAAGAGGGTTCGGTTGCCGTCTCGAAGGAGAAGGACCTACCCATTGACGGGTCCGCCAAGCCTTCAGACGTTGACATCAAGCTTGTCCTGCCACCCGACCCGGTGGTTACGCGTCAGACAAAGGGCAAGGCGAAGCGGACGCACCGACATGCGTCAAAGAACGTCTACTATGACAAGG CACTCGAGTTTGCCGCTTCCGTCAAGTCGACGCTCCCCATCCTGGGCGTCGACCTGCACCCCACCGACCTCGTATGTCAGCTCGCCCACGACACGGCGTGGGTCATGGAGGATGAGGCATGGCGCGCCAAGCTGTCTGCGCTGCCGACATCGGACCGCAAGTATGCCGAGTCGATTCGCGAAGCGGTGCGAGAGTACCGCAAGACGGGGAACCTGTGGCTCTTCTCCGTCCGCGATGCAAGG GGTTACCTCATGCAGTTCACTCGATAA
- the hdhd3 gene encoding Haloacid dehalogenase-like hydrolase domain-containing protein 3, whose amino-acid sequence MPRPPVRLVLFDVFDTLVTPRLPVHDQYAAEAVRLGLRVTPAGVKAGFRPAFKEMNAQYPLYGKHSVPPLTPEKWWSTLIHKCMVHAGAGASEVDQKGSELAAALLKRFESEVGYRAFEDTMPTLRGLRELGIKTSVVSNADPRINLTLTALGIEDLLSFPPTLSWDVEASKPDREIFARACDACGEAMGEGVIMVGDELEADFGGATGAGIEGRLIRRSGEWSEGAIREAEEDLGSVNVVHSLEEVLAEARARQGA is encoded by the exons ATGCCTCGCCCACccgtccgactcgtcctcTTCGACGTCTTTG ACACGCTCGTGACCCCGCGCTTGCCAGTGCACGACCAGtatgccgccgaggccgtgcgTCTCGGGCTGCGCGTGACGCCAGCGGGCGTCAAGGCAGGTTTCCGGCCTG CGTTCAAGGAGATGAACGCCCAGTATCCGCTGTACGGCAAGCACTCGGTGCCCCCTCTCACGCCGGAGAAGTGGTGGTCGACCCTGATACACAAGTGCATGGTgcatgccggcgccggtgcgtccgaggtcgaccagaagggcagcgagctggccgctgcgctgctgAAGCGCTTCGAGAGCGAGGTCGGCTACCGCGCATTCGAAGACACCATGCCCACAC TCCGCGGCCTGCGCGAACTGGGGATCAAGACGTCGGTCGTTTCCAATGCCGACCCGCGGATCAACCTCACGCTCACGGCCCTCGGTATCGAGGACTTGCTTTCGTTCCCGCCCACGCTGAGCTgggacgtcgaggccagcAAGCCTGACCGCGAGATctttgcgcgcgcgtgcgatGCCTGCGGGGAAGCCATGGGCGAGGGTGTGATCATGGTAGGGGACGAGCTTGAGGC CGACTTTGGCGGTGCAACTGGCGCAGGGATCGAGGGAAGGTTGATTCGCAGGTCCGGAGAATGGTCAGAGGGCGCAATTCGCGAGGCTGAGGAAGACCTCGGGAGCGTCAATGTCGTACACAGCCTCGAAgaggtcctcgccgaggctaGAGCTCGTCAGGGAGCATAG
- the RPN2A gene encoding 26S proteasome non-ATPase regulatory subunit 1 A encodes MPVATVTTSAAGSLALLKDDDRDVRVYALEYLLSIVPQFWAEISEELPYIESLADPQVSELPAEARPLAALLCSKVFFYLGERDEAVEFALRASAAFEKEPYGEFKETIIAGCVDRAIADTNAGNKVDSRLEEIVDGVIRQGSSDGAKLAIGLALSLRRLNLIEAIYLQSTAPSEASSSKAVERKSADGILHDEGLLRYILAETIGGAGGSDAWPDSFRRDLLALLLKLFQRTTPSDYNSITQIWVQLGDAAAAGAGIVDLMNKGGDRGRLEAYQIAFDVTDMAPQSFLETLRTKVAESGWGPDGTSGTEEERTNLEEILNGSRIAELSINFLKKHNQTDMSILKVTKDSLEDRYSIYHSAITFTNAYAHCGTTSDRFLRENLDWLGRASNWAKFSATAALGLIHRGSYINGVRVVRPYLPGGAAPSKFSEGGALFALGLIYTGRKEGAEAELRKGLSDVNDPIVQHGAALGLGVSALATGDEDIYDELKAILFQDNATSSEAAGYAMGLVMLGQPSERVLDELIAYAGETQHEKIVRGVAIGTALIMYGKRTAADSVIDKFTKSNDAILRYGGMFVYALAYVGTGDNKVIKQLLHFAVSDVNDDVRRAAVIALGFVLFRNHTQVPRIVQLLAESYNPHVRHGATLALGISCAGTGLEAAIDMLEPMTRDPVDFVRQGAYIALAMILIQQTEAQTPKVKEIRELFAKVVTDKHEDPMARFGASLAQGIIDAGGRNMTISLATRAGTPDMKAIVGMVLFVQFWYWFPLAHFLGLTFQPTTIIAVDDKLRIPKVDFVSWAKPSKFDYPSTAKPVVEKKKEKVNAAVLSTTAKQQARLKSKKAEQGEAMDTDDKPEASSSKTEAKDKESKPTEAPQAIVSNMSRITPQQLPYVTGPFDPSSVASASKSADAAVSTEALAPPKKGRYLPIRGVGDADAFQADKAAAGRARVGWSGKILLVSDTKPDAEGEYIELDATLWPRGVQEEPAAPAAPEPVAAPSAAAAAAAGLNWDGAIPAAFEYEFED; translated from the exons ATGCCGGTGGCAACAgtcaccaccagcgccgcgggctccctcgccctgctcaaggacgacgaccgcgacgtcCGCGTCTACGCTCTCGAGTACCTCCTCTCCATCGTGCCCCAGTTCTGGGCAGAGATCTCCGAGGAGCTCCCTTACAT TGAATCCCTTGCCGACCCCCAGGTGTCGGAGCTGCCTGCTGAGGCacgcccgctcgctgcgctgctcTGCTCCAAGGTCTTCTTctacctcggcgagcgtgacGAGGCTGTCGAGTTCGCCCTGCGCGCATCGGCTGCCTTTGAGAAGGAGCCATACGGCGAGTTCAAGGAGACCATCATTGCTGGCTgcgtcgaccgcgccatTGCCGACACCAACGCCGGCAACAAGGTCGActcgcgcctcgaggagattgtcgacgGTGTGATTAGACAAGGATCGAGTGATGGTGCCAAGCTG GCTATCGGCCTTGCCCTctccctccgccgcctcaaCCTCATCGAGGCCATCTACCTCCAGTCGACCGCGCCTTCCgaggcctcctcctccaagGCTGTGGAGCGCAAGTCGGCCGACGGCATCCTCCACGACGAGGGACTTCTGCGCTacatcctcgccgagaccATTGGTGGTGCGGGTGGCAGCGACGCGTGGCCAGACTCGTTCCGACGAGAC CTCctggcgctcctcctcaagctcTTCCAGCGCACCACGCCCTCCGACTACAACTCGATTACCCAAATTTGGGTTCAGctgggcgacgccgccgccgctggtgccggcATTGTCGACCTCATGAACAAGGGTGGAGACCGCGGACGCCTCGAGGCGTACCAGATCGCCTTCGACGTCACCGACATGGCTCCCCAGAGCTTCCTGGAGACCTTGAGGACCAAGGTTGCCGAGAGCGGGTGGGGACCTGACGGCACGTCGGGAACCGAAGAGGAGCGTACCAACCTCGAGGAGATCCTGAACGGCTcccgcatcgccgagctgtCGATCAACTTCCTCAAGAAGCACAACCAGACCGACATGTCCATCCTCAAGGTCACAAAGGACTCGCTCGAGGACCGCTACTCGATCTACCACTCTGCCATCACCTTCACCAACGCCTACGCCCACTGCGGTACCACCTCGGACCGCTTCCTCCGCGAGAACCTCGACTGGCTTGGCAGAGCCTCCAACTGGGCCAAGTTCTCGGCGACtgctgccctcggcctcatccACCGTGGCTCGTACATCAACGGCGTTCGCGTTGTCAGGCCATACCTCCCCGGCGGAGCTGCTCCATCCAAGTTTAGCGAGGGTGGTGCTCTGTTTGCGCTGGGTCTCATCTACACTGGCAGGAAGGAGGGAGCTGAGGCCGAGCTGAGGAAGGGACTGTCCGACGTCAACGACCCCATCGTCCAGCACGGTGCGGCCCTTGGTCTCGGTGTCTCTGCTCTTGCTACTGGCGATGAGG ACATCTACGATGAGCTCAAGGCCATCCTCTTCCAGGACAACGCTACGTCGTCAGAGGCTGCTGGTTACGCAATGGGCCTGGTCATGCTCGGCCAGCCCAGCGAGCGTGTTCTTGACGAGCTTATTGCCTACGCTGGCGAGACGCAGCACGAGAAGATTGTCCGCGGTGTTGCCATCGGTACCGCCCTCATTATGTACGGCAAGCGCACTGCTGCCGACTCTGTCATCGACAAGTTCACCAAGAGCAACGACGCCATCCTGCGCTACGGTGGCATGTTCGTCTACGCCCTCGCCTACGTCGGTACTGGTGACAACAAGGTCATCAAGCAGCTCCTTCACTTCGCCGTGTCCGAtgtcaacgacgacgtccgccgtgccgccgttATTGCCCTTGGCTTTGTTCTCTTCCGCAACCACACCCAGGTGCCTCGCATcgtccagctcctcgccgagagCTACAACCCCCACGTCCGCCACGGTGCtaccctcgccctcggtaTCTCGTGTGCGGGCACTGGTCTCGAGGCCGCCATCGACATGCTCGAGCCGATGACTCGCGACCCCGTCGACTTTGTTCGCCAGGGCGCCTACATTGCCCTAGCCATGATCCTCATCCAGCAGACCGAGGCCCAGACccccaaggtcaaggagatCCGCGAGCTCTTCGCCAAGGTCGTCACCGACAAGCACGAGGACCCCATGGCCCGCTTCGGTGCCTCGCTTGCCCAGGGTATCATCGACGCTGGTGGCCGCAACATGaccatctcgctcgccactCGCGCCGGTACCCCTGACATGAAGGCCATTGTCGGTATGGTTCTGTTCGTCCAGTTCTGGTACTGGTTCCCTCTGGCCCacttcctcggcctcacctTCCAGCCCACAACGATTATtgctgtcgacgacaagctccGTATCCCCAAGGTTGACTTTGTCTCGTGGGCCAAGCCCTCCAAGTTCGACTACCCCTCGACTGCCAAGCCTGTcgtggagaagaagaaggagaaggtcAACGCCGCTGTTCTGTCCACGACTGCCAAGCAGCAGGCTCGTCTCAAgagcaagaaggccgagcagggcgaggcTATGGACACGGACGACAAGCCCgaggcctcgtcgtccaagaccgaggccaaggacaaggagtcCAAGCCAACTGAGGCTCCCCAGGCCATTGTCAGCAACATGTCCCGCATCACCCCCCAGCAGCTCCCCTACGTCACCGGTCCCTTCGACCCCTCGTCTGTGGCTTCGGCGTCCAAGTCGGCGGATGCCGCTGTCTCGACGGAGGCCCTCGCTCCTCCCAAGAAGGGACGATACCTCCCCATCCGTGGTgttggcgacgccgacgccttccaggccgacaaggctgctgccggtcgcgcgcgtgtcggATGGAGCGGCAAGATCCTCCTGGTTTCCGACACcaagcccgacgccgagggcgagtacattgagctcgacgcgaccTTGTGGCCTCGTGGCGTCCAGGAGGAGCCCGCTGCCCCTGCTGCCCCAGAACCGGTTGCGGCCCCTTcagcagctgctgccgccgctgctggatTGAACTGGGACGGCGCGATCCCCGCGGCATTCGAGTACGAGTTTGAGGACTAG